The Oscillatoria acuminata PCC 6304 genomic interval AAAGATGTCCCGGGCTTTTTTCCCCGGTTCCGAGGCGATCGCCACTTGACTCAGGGGGATGTGATAACGGTCCTGAAACACAGCACAAACATGGGAAAATTTAATCCACTGTTTACCGCTTCTTTTTTGTTCAGCTTTGAGAATACCCTTGACCCTTTTAACGCATTCCTCCACCGAAAAAACTGGGCTAACTTCCTCCATTCCATAGGTCTGAGTTTTACCTGTCTGCGTATTTAAAACCGTTAAAATTTTTCCCTGTTTGCGAACTAGATACACCGTTAAGCCGTGAGTTTGAAGCGTTGTACATAAATGAGTCATTACCCCATCGGACGAACAAACAAACACCTCTTTTGCATTGGGATAGTGAACAAAAATAGAGGAGCCCACTGTTGCCATTTTCACATCCGCACTATCTTTACCCGGTGGAACATGAATCAATTCATAATGACGCTTATGGAGTTGAACATCCTTTTTACCCATTCTTTGCCAATTAGCAAAGGCAATTTTAATTTGTAAATCATAGTGACAAACTTGTTTTAAAAACTTTTCTGCTTCTTCATCTAAGGATAAATTTTCAGCATCTAAAAGTAAAATCGCAATTCCCCCCACCGTCAAATTTTTCGCCGCATTAAATTGGGCCGCCATTCCCAAAGAAAGGGCTTCGGGCAAATTAAAACCTAACCGAATGGCAAATTGTTCTAAACTTTGAGTTTCAAAGTCCGATTGAACTGTGAGTGTCCCGGATGAAAGGGCCGCGTCTGCCTGGACGATTTGTTCTGGAAATTTAAGTAAAGTCCGCAAATTTTTGATTAATTCTAAAAATTCATAAGAGACAAAAAATGGAGGCTTCATAAAAGCCTCTAAAAGTTTAATAATGCGGCGAATTAAAGTATTTATATCTTGATTATTGTGACGCAACTCCACTGCTATTTTTTTTGATAATTTTACTTGAAAATCCTCACGATGCCAGGATTGATTTCTAAATTTTTCATTCAGCCATTCGGGATGATGTTGATAGGCTATCCAAAGGGTTTTAGAAATCGACCGACTTAAAGGCGCGATCGCCTCTAATACCTGATTAGCAGTCCAACTCGGATCGTCTCCCATAGCGATTTCCGTAGAAAGTGACAGTATTCCATCATAATAAAAGACGATAGCTCGATTGATGGATAAACATGGCACGAGATTTACGGGAATTCCTGAAACTCCTAGAAAATAGGGGACAACTCCGGCGGATTACCACCTGCGTTGACCCGGATTTAGAGATAGCCGAGATTTCCAACCGGATGCTACAAGCTGGAGGACCTGCACTCCTGTTCGAGAATGTTAAAGGATCAGCCCATCCCGTGGCAATCAACCTCTTAGGGACCGAGGAACGGGTTTGTTGGGCGATGAACATGGACAAACCCCTGGAATTAGAGGAACTCGGCAGGAAACTGGCCCTCTTACAACAGCCGAAACCCCCGAAAAAAATTGCCCAGGCGGTAGAGTTTGGCAAAGTGCTCTTTGACGTCCTCAAGGCAAAACCCGGACGGGACTTTTTCCCCGCTTGTCAGCAAGTGGTGATTCAAGGGGATGACTTAGACTTAAACCAGTTACCCTTGATTCGTCCTTATTACAAAGATGCAGGGAAAATCATCACCTTGGGATTGGTGATTACCAAAGATTGTGAGACGGGAACGCCCAATGTCGGGGTGTATCGCTTACAGTTGCAATCTCACAATACAATGACCGTCCATTGGCTATCGGTCCGTGGTGGGGCCAGACATTTGCGAAAAGCCGCCGAACAGGGTAAAAAACTGGAAATTGCGATCGCCCTCGGTGTCGATCCCTTAATCATTATGGCCGCTGCCACCCCGATTCCCGTAGACCTGTCCGAATGGCTATTTGCTGGACTCTATGGCGGTTCTGGCGTCGCCCTCGCTAAATGTAAAACCGTAGATTTAGAAGTTCCAGCAGACTCAGAATTTGTCCTAGAAGGCACCATTACCCCGGGGGAAGTCCTCCCCGATGGACCCTTTGGCGACCACATGGGCTATTATGGCGGTGTTGAAGATTCCCCCTTGGTCCGCTTTCACTGCATGACCCATCGCCAAAATCCGGTTTATCTAACCACCTTTAGCGGACGTCCCCCCAAAGAAGAAGCGATGATGGCGATCGCCCTCAATCGGATTTATACCCCCATTTTGCGACAACAAGTCTCAGAAATTGTAGACTTTTTCTTGCCAATGGAAGCCCTCAGTTACAAAGCGGCAATTATTTCCATTGATAAAGCCTATCCCGGCCAAGCGAGACGGGCCGCCTTAGCTTTTTGGAGTGCCTTACCCCAGTTTACTTACACCAAATTTGTAATTGTGGTAGATAAAGATATTAATATTCGTGACCCTCGCCAAGTGGTTTGGGCCATTTCCTCTAAAGTTGACCCCGTGCGCGATGTCTTTATTT includes:
- a CDS encoding UbiD family decarboxylase, which encodes MARDLREFLKLLENRGQLRRITTCVDPDLEIAEISNRMLQAGGPALLFENVKGSAHPVAINLLGTEERVCWAMNMDKPLELEELGRKLALLQQPKPPKKIAQAVEFGKVLFDVLKAKPGRDFFPACQQVVIQGDDLDLNQLPLIRPYYKDAGKIITLGLVITKDCETGTPNVGVYRLQLQSHNTMTVHWLSVRGGARHLRKAAEQGKKLEIAIALGVDPLIIMAAATPIPVDLSEWLFAGLYGGSGVALAKCKTVDLEVPADSEFVLEGTITPGEVLPDGPFGDHMGYYGGVEDSPLVRFHCMTHRQNPVYLTTFSGRPPKEEAMMAIALNRIYTPILRQQVSEIVDFFLPMEALSYKAAIISIDKAYPGQARRAALAFWSALPQFTYTKFVIVVDKDINIRDPRQVVWAISSKVDPVRDVFILPNTPFDSLDFASEKIGLGGRMGIDATTKIPPETEHEWGEPLESDPEVAAMVDRRWADYGLSDLKLAEINPNLFGYDIN
- a CDS encoding NYN domain-containing protein, with the protein product MGDDPSWTANQVLEAIAPLSRSISKTLWIAYQHHPEWLNEKFRNQSWHREDFQVKLSKKIAVELRHNNQDINTLIRRIIKLLEAFMKPPFFVSYEFLELIKNLRTLLKFPEQIVQADAALSSGTLTVQSDFETQSLEQFAIRLGFNLPEALSLGMAAQFNAAKNLTVGGIAILLLDAENLSLDEEAEKFLKQVCHYDLQIKIAFANWQRMGKKDVQLHKRHYELIHVPPGKDSADVKMATVGSSIFVHYPNAKEVFVCSSDGVMTHLCTTLQTHGLTVYLVRKQGKILTVLNTQTGKTQTYGMEEVSPVFSVEECVKRVKGILKAEQKRSGKQWIKFSHVCAVFQDRYHIPLSQVAIASEPGKKARDIFCDRPDDFVVHQVPGDPELYIALFDCLELKSNPGVDSQTLSLKPPTMPPGSLDNGFNGREEVELALERAIASMHKKYPGMAISTGMLGSEFKELYGQNPNWIIKKLGLGGNFSKFLQSSSRFTLTPSPQSGEVIIHQKHSHTPKVFTLQPGITSSSSSVINTPADLEKCLIELLLKLTENAPGTSIPLSSLASEFNALYGVPLTQVMKGLQIKGKFTHFLNLSKAFKLKKIGKVYQVALLSRTP